From the Danio aesculapii chromosome 9, fDanAes4.1, whole genome shotgun sequence genome, one window contains:
- the rubcnl gene encoding protein associated with UVRAG as autophagy enhancer, translated as MAHAGSRSTTGDLHFAKWLVDWENPLTNPTDDDEEEVGEEEDDIAESELKVCECNSPVSECDSDFFNPDEQYHLPRSSPVISRKRPNTDTQKQCGLSVTPPIWEISTSPGLKSNASGPHMLEELRRSENERNFDECDSLQGSSRQMLFLTDKQHGTRISHVSQDTQFHSLPFFSGHLHEELKTKRRACSDIPLLDQKSSDQAKKHWPFVIGDSNEDINSLDQENAHFVVVDMLLEVLEAVKWAVCLQQSNNANPNNRDRCETHIISKTDSVASSDSGFEENTERYSLASFQSCLQSSRTQCSAEDLAHRLVSEFRKQWFSSELLKNPVNLSSALQEVLFPIMSGERISLSEEIMMKTRMRGTFTWAPPRFQIIFCVQPTHRRSDVIASQHFLCAGCGTEIEARYMKKLRYCDYLGRYFCDGCHGGLETVIPGRVLNNWDFARYPVCHFSRQLLDSIWQQPIFKLTSVAKNLYSQAKELQRFRELQEQLISIKKLLSTCRLSAGVLDEFEQLPAHLMQDLHLFSMDDLLRVKKGQLCPVAKALLQFSVAHIDFCELCQAKGFICEFCHGKEVLFPFQRDTCARCQDCRACFHISCFRDESCPKCARLQKRKKLQEDMSV; from the exons ATG GCACATGCTGGTAGTAGGAGCACAACTGGAGATTTGCACTTTGCTAAATGGTTAGTTGATTGGGAGAATCCCCTAACTAATCCCACTGACgatgatgaggaggaggtgggggaggaggaggatgatATCGCTGAAAGTGAACTAAAAGTGTGTGAATGTAACTCTCCAGTCAGTGAATGTGATTCAGATTTCTTCAACCCTGATGAACAGTACCATCTTCCCCGGAGCAGTCCTGTCATATCCCGCAAGAgaccaaacacagacacacaaaaacaatgtGGTCTCTCTGTGACACCTccaatttgggaaatatctacATCTCCAGGGCTGAAATCGAACGCTTCAGGTCCACACATGTTGGAAGAATTGAGGCGCTCAGAGAACGAGAGAAACTTTGATGAGTGTGATTCACTCCAGGGCTCTTCAAGACAGATGCTGTTCCTCACAGATAAGCAACATGGCACCAGAATTTCACATGTCTCTCAGGACACTCAGTTTCACAGCCTCCCTTTCTTTTCTGGACACTTACATGAGGAGTTAAAAACTAAAAGAAGGGCCTGTTCTGACATCCCACTATTAGATCAGAAGAGTTCAGACCAAGCAAAGAAACACTGGCCATTTGTTATTGGAGATTCCAATGAAGACATCAACAGTTTGGACCAG gaaaatgctcattttgtgGTTGTGGATATGCTTCTGGAAGTGCTGGAGGCTGTGAAATGGGCCGTCTGTCTGCAGCAATCAAACAATGCAAATCCTAATAATCGAGACAGATGTGAAACACACATTATCTCAAAAACAGACTCAGTCGCTTCCTCTGACAGCGGCTTTGAGG AAAACACTGAAAGGTACTCCCTGGCTTCTTTTCAGAG CTGTCTCCAGAGCTCCAGAACGCAGTGCTCAGCTGAAGATTTAGCCCATCGTTTGGTGTCAGAGTTCAGGAAGCAGTGGTTCTCCTCTGAGCTGCTGAAAAACCCCGTCAACCTCAGCTCGGCTCTGCAGGAA GTCTTGTTCCCCATTATGTCAGGCGAGAGGATTAGTTTATCTGAAGAGATCATGATGAAGACCAGAATGAGAGGAACATTCACCTGGGCTCCACCAAGATTTCAGATCATCTTCTGTGTCCAGCCAACACACAG ACGCAGTGATGTTATCGCTTCTCAGCACTTCCTGTGTGCCGGCTGTGGTACTGAAATTGAGGCCA GGTATATGAAGAAACTGCGGTATTGTGACTATCTGGGTAGATACTTTTGTGACGGCTGCCATGGTGGTTTGGAAACTGTGATTCCCGGTCGGGTTCTGAATAACTGGGATTTTGCTCGATATCCGGTCTGCCATTTTTCCAGACAGTTACTGGACTCTATATGGCAGCAACCAATTTTCAAACTCACAAGTGTGGCCAAGAACCTGTACAGCCAGGCCAAAGAGCTCCAGCGGTTCAGA GAACTACAGGAGCAACTGATATCCATCAAAAAGCTTCTGAGCACATGCAGACTATCAGCTGG AGTCCTTGACGAGTTCGAACAACTTCCTGCTCACCTGATGCAGGATCTCCACCTGTTCTCCATGGATGACCTCCTCAGGGTGAAGAAAGGTCAGCTCTGTCCTGTAGCCAAAGCCTTGCTGCAGTTTTCAGTTGCTCACATAGACTTCTGTGAG CTATGTCAGGCCAAAGGTTTTATTTGTGAGTTCTGTCATGGAAAGGAAGTGCTCTTCCCCTTTCAGAGAGATACCTGTGCCCGCTGCCAAG ATTGCAGAGCCTGCTTTCACATTTCATGTTTCCGTGATGAATCATGTCCCAAATGTGCCAGACTCCAGAAACGAAAGAAACTCCAGGAAGACATGAGTGTATGA